Part of the Chlamydia muridarum str. Nigg genome is shown below.
AATCAACTCAAACAGATCTGTGATCATCCCGCTATTTATTTCAAAGACCCTGAGTCTTATAAAAACTATGCCTCCGGGAAATGGGCTGCCTTTGTGAAATTACTAAATGACTCCCTAGCTTCCGGATATAAAGTCGTCGTTTTCTCTCAATACATTCAAATGATCCGCATCATTTCTCTGTATCTAGAAGAACAGAACATCCAATATGCTTTAGTACAAGGGAAATCCCAGAATAGAAAAGAAGAAATCGACCGCTTCTCAAATGATCCAAACTGCCGCGTCTTTATAGGGTCTCTACTTGCAGCAGGTACAGGAATTAACCTAACAGCAGGGAATGTCGTGATCATGTACGACCGCTGGTGGAATCCTGCTAAAGAAAATCAAGCTTTGGACCGCGTACACAGAATTGGGCAAAAAAACACTGTTTTCATTTACAAACTTGTAACTGAAGATACTCTCGAAGAGCATATCCACTACCTAATAGAAAAGAAAATGCGCTTATTGAATCAAGTAACGACAACTCAAGACTCCAATATTCTGCATGTTTTGAATCGCGAGGATTTAATCACTATTCTTTCTTACAAGGATGAGCATGGGTTATCTGACGAAGTTCAAGAAGACTCTGGAGATTCTTAGAAAAAGAAAGTATTGACCTTTTATTCTTCTTTTTACGTATTACCTTGATTTTTTCCTTCTAGGAACTATAATTCGGGAGGGGTATCGTCTTGCAGCCAAGGGGATGTTGTAAAGACATACGAAGATGGCGGTATGGAAGCCATAAAAAGGCCTCAACGACTGTTAGAGAGGTGATTTCATGCCATTTGCAAAAGAAGCAGATCTACAGCGCACGTGTTGGAAGTGCGAAGGCAGCGTATCCGCTTGCATGCCCCAATGTCCCTACTGCAGCGCTTTTCTTCAGGATCCGCCTGTAACGAACAAAGGGTTCTCCTCTTGCCATATTACTTTCCCTTCCGAAGCTTCTCAAAAAAGTGGCGATAGTGATCTTTTTGCTGTTTCTTCGGAAGATTGGGAAGCTGTGCTCAACAGTCAGGACTCATTCGAAACTCCTGTCCAAGAACCTACCTCTTCTCAATGGGAATGGCTCCAGTATTGGCCAACCGCGGCTCTTTTCTTAGGCTGCGGATTCCTTGCTTTTTCTCTGATTATTCTCTTGTTTTCTACAGATTCTGGTCTCGTTCTTTGTTGGCCAAAAAATCGCTCGTATATTTATGCACTAGTTGGTTCTTTTCTGGCTTATCGAGGATATCGCTCGCTTCCCGACAGTTCAAAATAACACTTCTTTTGCCGCAAATTTCTCTCCTTTCGCTATTTCTCCTGATTGAGATTTTATCCCGCCAAATGTACAATCCAAAAATATATTTGTCTGGAGAGACTGTCTTTTCCCGTTCTAAAAGCATTAAGGGAGAGAAACCTTTCCTCTTAAGGCTAATCATCTCATGTGGATCGTTGCAATCCTAAACACTCTTTAAAAAGGAAACACTATGAATGAAGCTTTCGACTGTGTAGTGATTGGAGCAGGGCCTGGAGGCTATGTTGCCGCCATTACTGCCGCCCAAGCAGGATTAAAAACTGCGCTAATCGAAGAGCGGGAAGCTGGAGGAACCTGTTTAAACCGGGGATGCATTCCTTCTAAAGCTCTACTTGCATCGGCAGAAATTGTTGCCCAAATACGCCATGCTGACCAATTTGGCATTCATATTAATGGTTTCAGCATTGACTATCCCGCTATGGTACAAAGAAAGGATACTGTTGTTCGCAGTATTCGTGATGGGCTTAATGGCTTGATTCGTAGCAACAAAATCACTGTGTTTTCTGGAAGAGGTTCCTTAATTTCTTCAACAGAAGTAAAAATTTTGGGGGAAACTCCTTCTGTAATCAAAGCACAATCCATTATCCTGGCTACAGGATCTGAACCTAGAGCCTTTCCTGGGGTCCCTTTTTCCCAACAATCTCCTAGAATCTTATGCTCGACAGGAGTTCTTAACCTAAAAGAAATCCCTCAAAAAATGGCTATTATCGGAGGTGGGGTCATTGGATGTGAATTCGCTTCCTTATTCCATACCCTAGGATCAGAAGTTTCCGTCATCGAAGCAAGCCAACAAATTCTAGCCCTGAATAATCCAGATATTTCGAAAACCATGTTCGATAAGTTCACGCGTCATGGCATTCGCTTTATGTTAGGAGCGTCTGTGTCGAGCATTGAGGATATGGGTGATCGCGTTCGACTAACTATTAACGGAAATATTGAAGAATACGATTACGTTCTCGTATCCATAGGACGTCGATTGAATACAGAAAATATTGGATTAGATAAAGCCGGTGTGATTTGTGACGAACGCGGAGTCATCCCTACAGATTCCACTATGCGCACTAACGTTCCTAATATTTATGCTATTGGAGATATCACAGGGAAATGGCAACTTGCCCATGTGGCCTCCCACCAGGGAATTGTTGCTGCTCGAAATATAGCTGGACATAAGGATGAAATCGATTATTCTGCAGTCCCTTCCGTAATTTTTACTTTCCCGGAAGTTGCATCCGTGGGACTTTCTCCGACATCAGCTCAACAACAAGGAATTCCTGTCAAAGTAACGAAATTCCCATTCCGAGCCATTGGGAAAGCCGTTGCTATGGGCGAATCCGACGGATTTGCTGCCATTATCAGCCATGAAACTTCTCAGCAAATTCTAGGTGCTTACGTTATTGGCCCTCACGCCTCTTCTCTTATTTCCGAAATCACCTTAGCTATTCGCAATGAGCTGACCCTCCCCTGCATTTATGAAACCATCCATGCACATCCAACCTTAGCAGAAGTTTGGGCAGAAAGTGCACTATTGGCCGTTGATACCCCGTTACATATGCCCCCTACTAGAAAATGAGTAATTCCCCAGAATCCTCAACTCCCAAGCAGTCCATCCCAGCACGATTCCCCAAATGGTTGCGACAAAAACTTCCTCTAGGGAAAGTATTTTCTCGAACTGATGGCACTATAAAAAATAAGGGGCTCCCCACTGTTTGTGAAGAAGCCTCTTGTCCCAATCGCACGCATTGTTGGTCCAGACATACCGCTACATACCTTGCATTGGGTGATGCATGTACACGTCGCTGTGGCTTTTGTGATATTGATTTCACTAAAAAACCTCTTCCCCCAGATCCTCAAGAAGGAGAGAAAATCGCTGCTTCCGCAAAAGCATTGGGCCTAAAACATATCGTGATCACCATGGTTTCTCGCGATGATTTGGAGGATGGCGGAGCAGATGCTCTAGCTCGTATCATTACAACCTTACATATAGAACTTCCAGAAGCTACTATTGAAGTTCTAGCCTCTGATTTTGAAGGGAACATTGATGCTTTACACCATCTACTTGATGCACGTATTGCCATCTATAACCATAATGTAGAAACTGTAGAACGACTATCTCCCCTTGTTCGTCATAAAGCAACCTACCGACGGTCTCTGATGATGTTAGAGCAGGCTGCACAATACCTCCCAGACCTTATGATTAAGTCTGGTATAATGGTAGGATTAGGAGAACAGGAAAGCGAAATCAAGCAAACGTTAAAAGATCTTGCAGATCATGGCGTTAAGATAGTTACTATAGGACAATACCTTCGTCCTTCGCGAAGACATATTCCTGTGAAAAGCTATGTTTCTCCAGAAACATTTGATTATTATCGATCCGTAGGGGAGGCTTTGGGTCTTTTCATTTATGCAGGACCTTTCGTTCGTTCTAGCTTTAATGCAGATGCTGTTTTTGAAGCTATGAGTCAACGAGAGCGCCTGTCCGCTTCTATACAATAGCTAAAAACCAACTCATAACCCACTAAGCTTAAACATCCTTTAACATAAAAAATGTTCCCGATTGGCACTAATCTCCCCATTTGCTATGGTGAGTAAAAAGGTGTGCGTGGGTTATGTTTCGTTATACTCTTTCTCGATCCTTATTTTTTATTTTTGCTCTTTTTTGTTGTTCGGCATGTGACAGTCGCTCCATGATTGCTCATGGACTCACTGGACGTGAGGCCAACGAGATTGTGGTTCTCCTAGTAAGTAAAGGAGTATCCGCACAAAAAGTTCCTCAAGTAGCTGGTTCGTCAGGAGGGGGATCTTCAGAGCAACTTTGGGATATCTCGGTTCCTGCAGCACAAATCACAGAAGCTCTTGCTATCCTAAATCAGGCAGGGCTCCCTCGAATGAAAGGAACTAGCCTCCTCGATCTTTTTGCGAAACAAGGGCTTGTGCCTTCTGAAATGCAAGAAAAAATCCGTTACCAAGAAGGTCTTTCTGAACAAATGGCTACAACCATTAGAAAGATGGATGGTATCGTTGATGCTAGTGTACAGATTTCCTTCTCTCCAGAAGAAGATCAACTTCCACTAACAGCCTCTGTTTATATTAAACACAGAGGTGTTTTAGATAATCCTAACAGCATTATGGTTTCAAAAATCAAACGCTTGGTAGCGAGTGCTGTTCCTGGCCTTTGTCCTGAAAATGTTTCTGTAGTAAGCGACCGCGCTTCTTACAGTGACATTACTATTAACGGACCTTGGGGCCTCTCCGATGAGATCGATTATGTCTCCGTTTGGGGCATTATCCTTGCTAAGAATTCTCTCACTAAATTCCGACTTGTTTTCTATTTCCTGATTCTTCTGCTCTTTGTTCTTTCTTGCGGCCTTCTTTGGGTTATTTGGAAAACTCACTCATTAATTGGTGCTTTGGGAGGAACAAAAGGGTTCTTTGATCCTGCTCCATACTCACAGCTTGCTTTCACACAAAATAAGGCAGCTGCTGCTAAGGAGACTTCAGAAGCAACAGAAAGCACAGGAGGGGCTCAGCCAGCATCAGAAGAATCCCCTAAAGAGAATGTAGAAAAACAAGAAGAGAATAACGAGGACGCTTAAGTGACTGCAAATACATTTGGGGTTCTTAATATCCTAATGAAGCATGCAAAAGCCGATGATCTCGCGCAGTTTTTACCAGAACATCTGTTGTTAGACTCGCCTCATCATCAGGATATCCCGTTGCAGTCATTATCTTTTAACATGCGTTGGTTAGCAACTATTCATCCTTCCTGGATTAGTGTTGCTATGAAAGAGTTCCCTCCTGTTGTACAGTCACAATTATTAGCCTGGTTGCCACATCCTTTAACACAAGAGCTCCTTCCTCTATTAGATGCAAAGGTTACTCCAGCTACTAATCGTTGCTTAGATTTTGGAGCTTTCTATCTATTAGATCTACTGAGCAAGAAAGTACGGCCTCCAGGAATTATAGAAGAAATTTTCCTTCCAGCGTCTCCCTTCAATGCTATGCTGTACTATTCAGGAACGACAAAAATGTCCCTGATTAATTGTCTAGGCCTTTACTCTCTAGCTCAAGAAATGCGTAATGTGGTTGACCGCGTAGTTATCGACCGTGTGCAACGCGAGCTGTCTGAAACCGAGCGGATGTTTTTAGCCTATTGTAAAACACATCCTATGAAACATCTCGAACCAACAGCTTTCTTGGCCTCTTGGGAAGAAACTGAGACGTTGCGTCATTTTATTCACGTTCAAGGCTTACGCTTCTTAGCTCGAGCTTTGGCAAAAGAAGATAGCTCTTTCCTTTGGTACTTTATTCGCAGACTAGATGTCGGAAGGGGATACATTTTTGAGAAGGCATTACAGAGTTTATTGGACAACCCTCACAATGAATATTTTCGAGAACGTTTAGAACACTGTATTAGTATTCTTGTACAATAAAATCTGGGAGTTCTCTTCACTTTTATTACACTCCCACACATGAAAAAGAAGCACTGAATAGCATTGTAGATTTTTTCTATGATGGCTATGTTAAAAACGAGAGCGATCGAGAGAAAGACCCTCGGTCCCTGTGTAAAAAAGAATGAGATCCTTGTCCGGCTACCCATAATAAGGACATACCTCATCGCGTTGGGAATAAAGTAACGAGCAAAGGAGCGAGGTTCCCTGCCTGTTGGCTTTGCCAAAGGATCCCCACCTCGTCAAAAGGATGAAATTTTTCAGTTTAATATTTAAAGACCAAGAGGTCGTCCCGAATAAAAAAGTTCTCTCTCCAGACGCCTATACTACCGTGTTAAATGCCCAAGAACTTCTAGAAAAAACACAAGAAGATTGCGATGCTTACACACAGCATACGCATGAAGAATGTGCAAATCTCCGAGCAGAAGCAAAAAATCAGGGATTTCAAGAAGGGAGTGAGGCTTGGAGCAAACAGCTCGCCTTTCTCATTACAGAAACACAGGCTATGCGAGACCAAATCAAATCCTCTCTCGTGCCTTTAGCTATTGCAAGTGTGAAGAAAATTATCGGTAAGGAATTAGAAACAAAACCTGAGACCGTAGTATCTATCATTTCAGAGTCTTTAAAAGAGCTCACACAAAACAAGCGGATCGTGATTCATATAAATCCCCAGGATCTTGCCATTGTCGAGCAACATCGCCCAGAGTTAAAAAAACTCGTAGAATATGCTGATGTGCTTTTACTCTCTCCTAAAGCTAGTGTGTCCCCCGGAGGATGCATTATTGAGACTGAGACTGGCATCGTGAATGCTCAGCTTGATGTGCAACTAGCCGCCTTAGAACAAGCTTTCTCCGCTGCCTTGAAACAAAAACAACCTACAGAAACCTTTTCAACCGATCAGACTCAAAGCAAAGAAGGCTAGGTATTTGATTTTATGCGATTGATTTGTCGAATTTTCTTCTTTCTATGCGTACTTAGTGCTCCCCAGGGCTTTTCCAACGTCTGTTCTGATGCTTCCTGTTCTAAAGTACAGGGATCCTCTTCTTGCCGACCATGTGGGGCTACTCCTCAACAGGAGATTCAGGATTCTCCAGGAACCCCACCCCCCCCCTTTCGCTGTCCATCTTACAGACAACCAGTAGAAGCTCAGGATCTCCTTGCTTCTCAAGAAGATCTTTCTTCCGGAGCCTTTTCAGACACGTATCCAGATTTAACCACACAAGCGGTTATTATATTATTCCTTGCGCTTTCTCCCTTTCTGGTTATGCTTCTGACCTCCTATCTGAAGATTATTATCACGTTAGTCCTACTCAGAAATGCCTTGGGAGTACAACAAACTCCTCCTAGCCAAGTCCTCAACGGGATTGCCTTGATTCTGTCTATCTATGTCATGTTCCCTACTGGAATGGCTATGTATAACGACGCTAAAAAAGGCATTGAATCTGATGCCGTTCCTCGAGACCTTTTTTCTGCAGAGGGGGCGGAAACGGTATTTGTTGCCTTAAATAAATCGAAAGAACCTCTTCGTTCTTTCCTAATTAACAACACCCCTAAACCACAAATTCAAAGTTTTTATAAAATTTCACAGAAAACATTCCCTCCGGAACTTCGCCAACAATTGACCCCTTCTGATTTTGTAGTCGTCATTCCTGCTTTCATCATGGGCCAAATTAAGAATGCTTTTGAAATTGGGGTTTTGATTTATTTGCCTTTCTTTGTCATCGATTTGGTAACCGCAAACGTTTTGGTTGCTATGCAGATGATGATGCTTTCTCCACTGTCCATCTCTCTTCCTCTTAAGCTTCTTCTTGTGGTCATGGTAGATGGATGGACCTTACTACTCGAAGGATTGATGATTAGTTTTAAATAAGAGACTTCCCTATGCTGATGCTTGCAACAAGTTTCAAATCCATGCTGTTTGAATATTCATATGAAGCCCTCTTGTTAATTCTAATCATTTCTGCTCCTCCAATCATTTTGGCCTCTATTGTTGGGATTATGGTGGCCATTTTTCAAGCGGCAACACAGATTCAAGAGCAAACATTTGCCTTTGCCATTAAGTTAGTCGTTATTTTCGGAACGCTTATGATTACAGGCGGATGGTTGTGTAGTATGATTTTACGATTTGCGGCTCAAATTTTTACAAATTTTTACAAGTGGAAGTAGATCGCCATGGCCACTCTACCTGATGTTCTTTCTGGACTAGGGTCTTCCTATATCGATTATATATTCCAGAAGCCTGCTGATTACGTTTGGACCGTTTTCCTTCTACTTTCCGCTCGCATGTTATCCATACTTGCACTCGTTCCTTTCCTAGGAGCCAAACTCTTTCCCTCACCTATTAAAATCGGCATCGCATTTTCTTGGATGGGAGTAATCTTTCCCAAAGTGATACAAGACACGACAATTGCTCATTATCAAGATCTAGATATCTTTTATATTCTTCTAATTAAAGAGATTGTGATTGGAGTGTTAATTGGGTTCTTATTTTCCTTTCCTTTTTATGCAGCCCAATCTGCAGGGTCCTTTATTACTAACCAACAAGGGATACAAGGATTAGAGGGAGCAACCTCTCTTGTATCTATAGAACAAACTTCCCCTCACGGAATTTTTTACCATTATTTCGTGACTATAGTTTTCTGGCTGGTTGGAGGACATCGTATTATCCTATCCGTGCTTTTACAGTCACTTGAGGTCATCCCTATTCATGCTGTCTTCCCTGAAGAGATGATGTCATTACGAGCTCCTATATGGATCGCTATATTAAAGATGTGTCAATTATGTCTGATTATGACCATACAGTTAAGCGCTCCTGCAGCAGTGGCTATGCTTATGTCCGATTTATTCTTAGGAATCATCAACCGAATGGCTCCTCAAGTACAGGTGATCTATTTACTTTCTGCTCTTAAAGCTTTTCTAGGCCTGCTATTTCTAACCCTAGCCTGGTGGTTCATTGTGAAACAAATCGATTATTTCACTTTAGCATGGTTTAAAGAAATCCCTGTTATGCTCTTTGGAGCTCATCCTCCTAAAGTGCTTTGATATGGAGAGGATTTTTCGGCAAAAAGAAACTCCCTCCTTACAAAAGAGGGAGTTTAGCCTTTAGATGAAAAATTTGTGTCCTTAAAAAATCCTAACTTTTATCCATCGTGATGAGTTGTATCTTTGCGTTGCCCTTGAGCAAGCAGCACTACAATGATACAAAGCACGATAAACGAAAGCACAAAAGAAGGAGCCTTTATTAGCCAGTAAAGAGAAACCCCACAGACTAAAGCATTTTTGATAGGCCCATTCTTAGCATAATAGCTTTGAAGGTTTTGCAGTACAGATAGAATCTCGGAGTAAAAACCAAGGACTACCCCAGAAGCAACGAATAATCCCCCAACCCAAGATACACAGTTAGCTATAATCCCAAAAACAATTAAAGCCCCACTAATTGCCTCGCAAGCATGATGAGATAAAAATCTCTTCATCCCCCCAACTTTGGGACTAGCGTGCAAATCACGTACTTTTTGTTTGAATGAACCAAACTTAGAGGACGATGGTTCTTGTGAGGAGCCCTCTTTTTGTATCTCGTCCGCCATAAGCCATACCTGATTTTTTTCTTTTTATTAAACTAATCTCGTATTAAACAATTATCAAAAGATAATTTAAATATAAACACAAAAAACCATTTAATTAGTTTTTCTTCTTGAAACGCAACGACTTCTGCCCCCTCCCCCATTTTCTGGATCTAGGACAAAAATATAATCCCCCGCAGTTCCCAACGTGTAATCAAAAACCTTTTTATTAAGCAAAACCAGCAAGTCATATCGATGGAGAATCACCTGCGTCTTATCCTGTAATTCCGTACGAAAATCTGTCCTTGTTTTAAAAAATTCTAACGCAGCGGCTTGACCGTAAGTCTTAACGGCAAGTTCCTGTTGTCGAGCGCTTGCCCACACTTCTTGACGCACATGCTCTAATTCTGCATAAGCTCTGGGATCGCTCACAAACGCCTGAAGAATAACCGGATCTGCAAATAGTAGATTTAATCTACCCTTATTCGTGTTCTTCTCCTCATAATGCAAAAAGTGCAGTAAAGACCGAGAAGTTTTAGTCCCCTTTAACATCGCATACAACCACCCTGCTTCTTCAGAAGGGAGCACTAAGGTTTCTATACTATCGGCCCCCTGTTCCCGGGCACGAGTAATAATTATATCCTTCTGATCAAGCAACGCCCGAATCACTCGATCCTCTGCCCCTTGAGGAATGATCCCGGTCTGAACATATAACGTATGTAGCAATCGCGAAAAAATGGAATATGCCGAATAAGTATCCCCATAATCTTCAGGTGATTCTTTAAGCAAAGAATATAAATTGAATCTGGAATTATTAGGAGGACGAGAAAAAGGCACCTCTAATAAACGATAACGCTTCTGTCGAACGGTTACACTATCCCGTTCCTTTTCTTGCAAACAAATCTCTTCCTTTTTCATCTGAGGGGATAATCGTTTATGTTTGTCCCTATAAACTACTTCGGAAATAGCAGACTGCTGAGCAGAAAATACAACTTCTTCCCTTTCCAACAGCTTAGAATAGGCGACTCTCTTACGTGCCCCAGCGGCATCAAATGATACTACAGTCAGTAATGAAGTTAAGCATAGTAATGTGAACAGAAAATGCATGTGCTCTACCCACCTACTGCAAAAACATAAGAAAGAGTTCTTGGTGGTAAAGCCCCTGATTTCCTTACCAACGTCAAATACACCCTATCTGTTCTCCTACCTAATTCCTGCTGCCGAAGAACTCTCCATTCTACAGAAAGCACTTGTTTCCACAATGGAAACGTTTCCTGACGCCCCTCCATTCTTTCGCTAGATATCACTAAAGAAAGCTCTTGATCATTGGGATCGTAAAGGAGTTTCCCTTGAACAAGACCTGCTAAATCTGGATCAACATACACTCCTCGATCAAAAGAAAAGACCAGCTCTTGCCCTTCTTCTATAGAGGTAGTTGATAGAAAAATATCTCTGAGCAGCCGATACATTTTTCCGTCATGCAGAAACGTTCTATAGATATGTGCTTTCTCTTTATGAGATACCCATATCCGACGAGTCCAATACCCTAAAGAGCCGAGCAGTAGGCTAATGAGCACGCAAGCTACTAAAAATTCCGAAAGTAGAAACGAACGTTTCCCTTTTATCTTTCTAAACATAAGCACCTCTGCACAGTGGCTCCCTGTTTTTGCCCCGGGAATATATCTACCGTAGCATCCAGGGAGCACAAGAGTAGGCCCTCCGCATCACGTTTCTCCTGTCGAATAGCTATAGTATAGGTGTAGGGGACTGTGATAGGCTCCCCCCTACTCGTATACAAATAGACCCCGATCAGCTCCCCCTCCCCTTGAAGAGAAAAAGTCCCCATTTCCATCTGCTGAATAACCTTATCCTCTACAGCAAAAAAACAATGATCAACCAATGCGGGCAGTTGTAAGCGAAAAATATCCCCTTCAAATGAGCGGGTTATCCGCGTGTAGAAAACCACACTAGGAATCAATACCGTGCAAAGAAGGGAAAGAGAAAGAAGCACCTCCATCAATAAAAAACTGCGTTTTCTCTTGAAGGCCATTCTTCTTCTTATCCTCGCTGTTCACTTTTTAATTTCTTAGATAACACAACAATGTCATCTCCCCTGTCATTCATTTTGACAATGAGATCCTCTCCCCAGGCATCTTTAAGAAGCTTCTTGCCTTCCTTACACCAAGCAGAATTGTCTAAAAGGGTCTCCTTGTTCGCAATAACCTCCTTCAGAGACAAATTTCCGGAAGCGTACTCCATCATAAGAACATCATAGACGCGAGCACAATTTTGCTCCGTTTGGAAGACCTTTCCTTTTTGTAGACTTCCTCGCATATTAAAAGCCAAAGCCCCACTGATGATGCCAATGAGAGTAATAACCACCATCATTTCAATTAACGTGATGGATTGCTTTCTTTTTTTTGTTTTCCCCACAGTTTCCCCCTATAGTTAAAACGTTTGAATACCACTTGTTAACGGAAGAAGAATGGATAACATAATCAATCCAATAAACCCTCCTAACAACACCAGAACAATGGGCTGACACCAGGCCGTTAACCAAGCTAAAACCCTTTGAATATCTTCGTTATAAATTTGCGCAATATGCGCGAATACCACGGAAAGATCCCCAGATTCCTCTCCTAGGGCAACCATCCCTGTAACCAATTTGGGGGTCCAAGAATAGCGCGATAACTCCCGACTCAAAGACCCTCCTCGAATGACTGCTTGAATCACTGTCTGCAATTCTTCTCGTAAAAAATCTTGAGGAATAGCCCCACAACCCAACTTAAGAGCCTCAATTAGATTTCCTCCCCCCTGCAAAACGGCAGAAGCTACTGAGCAGAAGCGACAAAAGCCTATTTTAATGATGAAGTTGCGTAAGATAGGGATGTTTTTTACTAACCCTTCTATAGTCTTTCTTCCGATCTGCTTCTTCCAAATTGTGCGAAAAGCCCCTCCCCCAATAACTCCCCCTATCAGGAGGAAAAACTGATACTTACAAAACCATTCGCTGCACGAAAAAACGATTTTTGTAAGCCCTGTCGTCTCTATATCTTCAAAACTCTCTTTTAAAGAAGGAATGACTCCCACCAAGAAAAACACGATCACCGCACATGAAAATACCAACAAGATTGCTGGATAACTTAATGCAGCTGAAATATTTTTGGATAATTTCTCTTTCTCTTCCAATACCTTAGTGATATTCACTAAGGCCCCTTCTAAATTACCAACGCTCTCTCCAGAACGCACGCTGTTTTGATAAAAAGAATCGAAAATTGTGGGGTATTTAGCCAAAGCCTCTGAAAACACTCCTCCGGAACGTAAAGCCTCCATTAGAGATGTAAGAATCCCTGCCAAAGCACGCCCTTGATACTGATCTCGCAAAGAAGCTAGGGAATCGTATAAAGAAACCCCTGAACGTAATAGCAAGGATAACTGCTTTGTAAAAATAACTAACTCAGACGTAGGGACTCGATAGTTTCTTTCACGAACTTTGCGAATATCCAAAATCCGAGCTCCCTGAGACATAAGGAGTTCTCTGGCCTCTTGTTGATGAAAAGCCTCTACAAAAGAGCGTCGTTTTTTCTCTTTCTGGTCAAGATATGTGCATAGAAATCTAGCCATATCCCCTCCTCCTGCTATTCTGACCGTTTAGCGACACGTAAAACTTCAGAGAGAGTCGTCTCTCCTGCAAGAGCTAGTTCTACTCCATGCTCAAGCAAAGGCCGATATCCCTCTTGCTCTGCTACGCCTCGCAAAACATGATAAGGCTTCCCTAATGCAATTTCAGAGCGAAGGGTCGTCGTAATATCGACAAACTCATAAATCCCCTGTCTCCCTTTGTATCCTGAACGAAAACATTGGGAACACCCGCGACCTTTATACAAAGGAGCATAAGGGTCTTTTCCTAACGCCTTTAGCAAAGCTCGTTCTTGTACATCTGCTTCACATATTTCTTTACAATGCTTGCAAATCCTACGAACTAGTCGTTGAGCAACAGCTCCTATCATGGTTGCAGACAATAAATAAGACTCGACCCCCATATCTAAAAGACGTGGTATCGCGGATACAGCATCATTAGTATGAAGAGTAGTAACAACTAAATGCCCTGTTAAAGCTGCTTGAATTGCAATCTCTGCAGTTTCTTGATCACGAATTTCTCCAACCATAAGAACATCCGGATCCTGCCTTAACAAATGACGAAGCCCTCTGGAAAAGGTAAGCCCTATCTTAGGTTTTACAGCAATTTGAGCAATCCCAGGGAGCTTATACTCCGGAGGATCTTCAATAGTCATAATATTCGTAAAAGGCCCGGACAGATGTTGTAAAACACTATATAACGTTGTGGTCTTCCCGCTTCCTGTAGGACCTGTAACCAACAAAATACCTTCAGGGACACTAATTGCTTTTCTAAAAGAAGCTTCCATTTTGGGAAGCA
Proteins encoded:
- a CDS encoding EscT/YscT/HrcT family type III secretion system export apparatus protein is translated as MATLPDVLSGLGSSYIDYIFQKPADYVWTVFLLLSARMLSILALVPFLGAKLFPSPIKIGIAFSWMGVIFPKVIQDTTIAHYQDLDIFYILLIKEIVIGVLIGFLFSFPFYAAQSAGSFITNQQGIQGLEGATSLVSIEQTSPHGIFYHYFVTIVFWLVGGHRIILSVLLQSLEVIPIHAVFPEEMMSLRAPIWIAILKMCQLCLIMTIQLSAPAAVAMLMSDLFLGIINRMAPQVQVIYLLSALKAFLGLLFLTLAWWFIVKQIDYFTLAWFKEIPVMLFGAHPPKVL
- a CDS encoding DUF1494 domain-containing protein, producing MFRKIKGKRSFLLSEFLVACVLISLLLGSLGYWTRRIWVSHKEKAHIYRTFLHDGKMYRLLRDIFLSTTSIEEGQELVFSFDRGVYVDPDLAGLVQGKLLYDPNDQELSLVISSERMEGRQETFPLWKQVLSVEWRVLRQQELGRRTDRVYLTLVRKSGALPPRTLSYVFAVGG
- a CDS encoding membrane protein, yielding MAFKRKRSFLLMEVLLSLSLLCTVLIPSVVFYTRITRSFEGDIFRLQLPALVDHCFFAVEDKVIQQMEMGTFSLQGEGELIGVYLYTSRGEPITVPYTYTIAIRQEKRDAEGLLLCSLDATVDIFPGQKQGATVQRCLCLER
- a CDS encoding type II secretion system protein; this translates as MGKTKKRKQSITLIEMMVVITLIGIISGALAFNMRGSLQKGKVFQTEQNCARVYDVLMMEYASGNLSLKEVIANKETLLDNSAWCKEGKKLLKDAWGEDLIVKMNDRGDDIVVLSKKLKSEQRG
- a CDS encoding type II secretion system F family protein; this encodes MARFLCTYLDQKEKKRRSFVEAFHQQEARELLMSQGARILDIRKVRERNYRVPTSELVIFTKQLSLLLRSGVSLYDSLASLRDQYQGRALAGILTSLMEALRSGGVFSEALAKYPTIFDSFYQNSVRSGESVGNLEGALVNITKVLEEKEKLSKNISAALSYPAILLVFSCAVIVFFLVGVIPSLKESFEDIETTGLTKIVFSCSEWFCKYQFFLLIGGVIGGGAFRTIWKKQIGRKTIEGLVKNIPILRNFIIKIGFCRFCSVASAVLQGGGNLIEALKLGCGAIPQDFLREELQTVIQAVIRGGSLSRELSRYSWTPKLVTGMVALGEESGDLSVVFAHIAQIYNEDIQRVLAWLTAWCQPIVLVLLGGFIGLIMLSILLPLTSGIQTF
- a CDS encoding GspE/PulE family protein, which encodes MAENKCSMQDLLDRLPYSFLKKNYLLPIDDLGDKIVLARHLKKTPLEALDEVRLIMQKPLTIVSKEETEIIHGLQKLYSDKEGKASEMLLSMQDGEAQESESDTTELLESQEDSAPVVRLLNLILKEAIEERASDIHFEPVEDLLRIRYRIDGVLHDRHAPPNHLRTALITRIKVLAKLDIAEHRLPQDGRIKLQLGGQEIDMRVSTVPVIHGERVVLRILDKRNVILDIRGLCMLPKMEASFRKAISVPEGILLVTGPTGSGKTTTLYSVLQHLSGPFTNIMTIEDPPEYKLPGIAQIAVKPKIGLTFSRGLRHLLRQDPDVLMVGEIRDQETAEIAIQAALTGHLVVTTLHTNDAVSAIPRLLDMGVESYLLSATMIGAVAQRLVRRICKHCKEICEADVQERALLKALGKDPYAPLYKGRGCSQCFRSGYKGRQGIYEFVDITTTLRSEIALGKPYHVLRGVAEQEGYRPLLEHGVELALAGETTLSEVLRVAKRSE